In Paenibacillus algicola, a genomic segment contains:
- a CDS encoding ABC transporter ATP-binding protein, with product MISIRNLNKSFGGKTLFSNFNMEIQAQDFVIISGPSGCGKTTLLNMIGAIESVESGIIEVDGVDISKKNNQLQYFRTKVGFLFQNFALVDHKTVRNNLLMIRKNSRSNLSIEEALQKVGLEDKLNSKVYTLSGGEQQRVALARLMLKKCDVILADEPTGSLDHNNAKTVLAILKEFNQQGKTIVLVTHDEKIIHQGNKVVSLSENK from the coding sequence ATGATATCCATTCGAAACCTCAATAAGTCTTTTGGCGGCAAGACATTATTCTCCAATTTTAATATGGAGATACAAGCTCAAGATTTTGTGATCATTTCGGGTCCCAGCGGTTGTGGTAAGACCACTCTTCTGAATATGATCGGTGCAATAGAGTCTGTTGAGTCTGGCATCATCGAGGTAGATGGCGTTGATATCAGCAAGAAGAACAATCAACTTCAATATTTTCGCACCAAAGTAGGTTTTTTATTCCAGAATTTTGCATTGGTAGATCACAAAACAGTGCGTAACAATTTACTAATGATTCGAAAAAATTCAAGATCAAATCTTTCCATAGAGGAAGCCTTGCAAAAGGTGGGCCTCGAAGATAAATTAAATTCCAAAGTGTACACTCTTTCAGGAGGTGAACAACAACGGGTAGCACTTGCTCGTTTGATGCTTAAGAAATGCGATGTTATTCTGGCCGATGAGCCCACGGGCTCACTAGATCATAATAACGCAAAGACTGTTCTTGCTATTCTCAAAGAGTTCAATCAGCAGGGCAAGACCATTGTACTTGTCACACACGATGAGAAAATCATACATCAAGGGAACAAAGTGGTTTCTTTGAGCGAAAATAAATAG
- a CDS encoding DUF1430 domain-containing protein translates to MSTSHPAVMANRNTWSYLSDQMDPLKSEPLEHDYYFILPADLLNDSRIIEELKQEYLFFENKGIQENQYKVIYYDKKAYVTAINENNNYGSERLENPVIMYDNTVPESQPLHVSPHRANYIREVMYDITDEAFDQFLVKHQLTESNAILSKTNVMDKFNNQWNAAKKILYINLVFSLLVLILEFMIILSLIKLEYEANAIELSVKKVLGFSVWEKHRKMILITLITTILGTASAAAITMLMNYHLVGYLAAAGAVIMMLELIVIFSNIKRIEKANIQRILKGGNVT, encoded by the coding sequence TTGTCCACATCGCATCCAGCCGTTATGGCCAATCGAAATACATGGAGCTATTTGTCAGATCAAATGGACCCGCTGAAAAGCGAGCCCTTGGAGCATGATTATTACTTTATACTTCCAGCAGATCTGTTGAATGATTCCCGCATTATAGAAGAATTAAAGCAAGAATATTTATTTTTCGAGAATAAAGGCATCCAAGAAAATCAATACAAAGTTATTTATTATGATAAAAAGGCTTATGTTACAGCAATCAATGAAAACAACAACTACGGAAGTGAGCGTCTGGAGAATCCCGTTATTATGTACGATAATACGGTACCTGAGTCGCAGCCTCTTCATGTTAGTCCCCATCGAGCCAATTACATCAGAGAAGTGATGTATGATATTACAGACGAGGCGTTCGATCAATTTCTTGTGAAGCATCAGCTTACTGAATCGAATGCCATACTATCTAAAACCAATGTGATGGACAAGTTCAATAACCAGTGGAATGCTGCCAAGAAAATTCTTTATATAAACCTTGTCTTTAGTTTACTAGTGCTCATATTAGAATTCATGATTATCCTCTCTTTAATCAAATTAGAATATGAAGCAAACGCAATCGAACTTTCAGTGAAAAAAGTACTCGGCTTCAGCGTTTGGGAGAAACATAGAAAGATGATTCTCATTACACTCATTACAACGATTCTAGGTACGGCCTCTGCTGCAGCGATTACCATGTTGATGAACTATCATCTTGTCGGTTATTTGGCAGCTGCTGGCGCAGTAATAATGATGTTAGAGTTGATTGTTATTTTCAGCAACATTAAGCGTATTGAAAAAGCTAACATACAACGAATCTTGAAAGGGGGGAATGTGACATGA
- a CDS encoding pentapeptide repeat-containing protein, with product MKCLNDGNVQVKQEKDGEDLRADCDHCFGLCCVSLCFSASEGFPIDKEAGQPCIQLQHDFRCNIHKSLSARGLKGCLAFDCFGAGQKVSQITFRGQDWRQFPDTAKSMFNAFLVMLQLHELMWYLTEVMTLQAGKPVHDEIRSLLEMTERWSLLPANELLELDMIEHRAHVNTLLIKTSELVRAEARSKQKHGTRPKKGGSARKVKMGRGADLIAADLRKVDLKGAYLRGAYLIAADLRGVNLRGADLIGADFRDADIRGADLSKSIFLTQSQINAAKGDDHTRLPLALTRPQHWDDPFVDGAFR from the coding sequence ATGAAATGTTTGAATGACGGAAACGTCCAGGTCAAGCAAGAGAAGGACGGCGAAGATCTTCGGGCAGATTGTGATCATTGTTTTGGGCTATGCTGTGTCTCTCTATGTTTCTCAGCTTCTGAAGGTTTCCCCATTGATAAAGAAGCAGGTCAACCGTGTATCCAACTGCAGCATGACTTTCGGTGCAATATTCACAAAAGCCTGAGTGCCCGTGGTCTTAAAGGGTGTTTGGCATTTGACTGTTTCGGAGCGGGGCAGAAGGTTTCTCAGATTACGTTCCGCGGGCAAGACTGGCGCCAGTTTCCGGACACAGCTAAGTCAATGTTCAACGCATTCCTGGTTATGCTGCAGCTTCATGAATTGATGTGGTATTTGACAGAGGTAATGACGCTTCAAGCGGGAAAGCCTGTACATGACGAGATTCGCAGCTTGCTGGAGATGACAGAACGATGGAGTCTGCTCCCAGCTAACGAGCTCCTGGAATTAGACATGATTGAACACCGTGCACACGTAAATACACTGCTTATTAAAACCAGTGAACTAGTGCGTGCGGAGGCTCGAAGTAAGCAAAAACATGGAACGAGGCCGAAAAAAGGGGGTTCCGCTCGTAAAGTGAAGATGGGTAGAGGGGCCGACCTCATTGCCGCCGATCTGAGAAAAGTGGACCTGAAAGGAGCTTATTTGAGAGGAGCGTATCTCATTGCTGCTGACCTGAGAGGAGTGAATCTGAGGGGGGCAGATCTCATCGGTGCAGATTTTCGTGATGCCGATATTAGAGGAGCTGACCTCTCCAAGAGCATTTTTCTAACTCAATCTCAGATCAATGCGGCTAAAGGCGATGATCATACACGATTACCTTTGGCACTCACACGTCCACAGCACTGGGACGATCCTTTTGTGGACGGAGCTTTCAGGTGA
- a CDS encoding DUF402 domain-containing protein, which yields MAIGIEDGKAVSYYCNVAMPSIVTETGISFVDLDLDLIKQPGDDWKVVDEDEFASNSIILNYSAELQTSARAALARLLERAVNGIFPFDEHVLGQLPAGYNHQQ from the coding sequence GTGGCTATCGGCATCGAGGATGGAAAGGCGGTCTCGTACTACTGCAATGTAGCGATGCCGTCGATCGTTACAGAAACAGGGATCTCTTTCGTAGATCTCGATCTGGATTTAATCAAGCAGCCTGGCGATGATTGGAAGGTGGTTGACGAGGACGAGTTTGCTTCTAATAGCATCATCCTCAATTATTCAGCAGAGCTGCAGACCAGTGCCAGAGCGGCACTGGCACGCTTGCTGGAGCGTGCGGTCAATGGAATATTTCCATTTGACGAACATGTACTCGGGCAGCTGCCTGCCGGCTATAACCATCAACAATGA
- a CDS encoding glycoside hydrolase family 3 protein produces the protein MNQKPSQAFADFSRKAATEGAVLLQNHEQGLPIGQGKVVSVFGRSQIDYYRSGTGSGGSVNVAYTTNLLDGLRSKPQVKVNEALAGIYEEWIKEHPFDNGGGAWAAEPWHQQEMPLSDDIVQHARSLSDQAIVVIGRTAGEDQDNAHAPGSYLLTTAEQEMLTLVSSHFERTVVVLNVPNIIDMSWLKDSGHKHPILSVIYAWQGGMEGGNAIADLLAGDAVPSGKLTDTIAYTLEDYPSSANYGSDTKNLYQEDIYVGYRYFETFCPEKVQYPFGYGLSYTTFSIEGVQGTVVRENGEDIIQVEATVTNTGAVYEGKEVFQVYVEAPQGKLGKPARVLAGFIKTGLLKPGSSEQVTVRIHAHALASYDDSGVTGHRSAYVLEAGHYRFHAGCSVRETVPVQLDGLEGYEVKSLQVVKQLQEAMAPTEGFTRIVPGERKQDGTYELTYAEVPTRQVDMAKRIEAGLPAEMTPTGDQGFKLQDVQAGRVTLETFIAQLSDEDLAALVRGEGMSSPLVTPGTASAFGGVTEQLLHYGLPVACTADGPSGIRMDSGHLATQVPIGTLLAASWNTELVEALYVWEGQELLDYQIDALLGPGMNIRRHPLNGRNFEYFSEDPLLTGVMASASVRGIRKGGAHATLKHFACNNQEHQRHFVNAVVSERAIREIYLKGFEIAVKDGGATCIMTAYNPVNGYWSASSYDLNTTILRGEWGFTGIVMTDWWAKMNDPVLGGAYDEKNTAAMVRAQNDLYMVVQNYGAQFNVMNDNTIQGLADGLVTRAELQRAASNICRFLMNAPVFAREPQAEPPVARMAAAEASASAVQVLEGEGQIIPNETESITFRVEEAGIYRLVVKLKSDAVRWAQCACNVYLNEELLTTVQTSGTEGSWLQQRLGKVELEQGYYEMRLDFVKPGIELGWIAFKKE, from the coding sequence ATGAACCAGAAACCATCACAGGCCTTTGCAGACTTCAGCCGCAAAGCCGCAACAGAAGGAGCCGTACTGCTCCAAAATCACGAACAAGGTCTGCCGATTGGACAAGGGAAGGTTGTTTCGGTGTTCGGACGCTCCCAGATTGACTATTATCGCAGCGGTACCGGCTCTGGCGGCAGCGTCAATGTAGCCTATACAACGAATTTGTTAGACGGTTTGCGCAGCAAGCCGCAGGTTAAAGTCAACGAGGCTCTGGCAGGTATTTACGAGGAGTGGATCAAGGAGCATCCGTTTGATAACGGCGGCGGCGCTTGGGCGGCAGAGCCTTGGCATCAGCAGGAAATGCCTTTAAGCGATGACATCGTGCAACATGCCCGCAGCCTCTCGGATCAAGCTATCGTTGTTATTGGCCGGACCGCTGGCGAGGATCAGGATAACGCACATGCTCCTGGCAGCTATCTGTTAACGACTGCGGAGCAGGAAATGCTCACCTTGGTCAGTAGTCATTTTGAGCGTACTGTGGTTGTTTTGAACGTGCCCAATATTATAGATATGAGCTGGCTAAAGGACAGCGGGCACAAGCATCCTATTTTGAGTGTGATTTATGCCTGGCAGGGTGGTATGGAAGGCGGCAATGCCATTGCGGATCTGCTGGCGGGGGATGCTGTGCCGAGCGGCAAGCTGACCGATACCATTGCTTATACGCTGGAGGATTATCCGTCAAGCGCTAACTATGGCAGTGATACGAAAAACCTGTACCAGGAAGACATTTATGTCGGCTATCGGTATTTCGAGACCTTTTGCCCGGAGAAGGTCCAATATCCCTTCGGCTATGGTCTGTCTTACACCACGTTTAGCATCGAAGGTGTACAAGGAACTGTAGTGCGTGAGAATGGTGAGGACATCATTCAGGTTGAAGCCACCGTGACCAATACCGGAGCTGTTTATGAAGGAAAAGAAGTGTTCCAGGTGTATGTGGAGGCTCCGCAAGGCAAGCTGGGTAAGCCTGCTCGCGTGCTTGCCGGTTTTATCAAGACCGGATTGCTGAAGCCCGGATCATCCGAACAAGTGACGGTGCGAATACATGCTCATGCGCTGGCGTCCTACGATGACAGCGGTGTCACCGGACATCGGTCGGCATATGTGCTGGAAGCGGGGCATTATCGCTTCCATGCGGGATGCAGTGTACGTGAGACCGTGCCAGTCCAGCTGGATGGATTGGAGGGCTATGAGGTGAAGTCGCTGCAGGTGGTCAAGCAGCTGCAAGAGGCAATGGCACCCACTGAAGGCTTCACCCGCATCGTGCCGGGAGAGCGGAAGCAGGACGGAACCTACGAGCTGACCTATGCAGAGGTGCCTACGCGTCAGGTCGATATGGCCAAACGTATAGAAGCTGGACTTCCGGCAGAAATGACACCGACAGGGGATCAGGGATTTAAGCTGCAGGACGTGCAGGCGGGCCGCGTGACATTGGAGACGTTTATTGCTCAGCTGAGTGATGAAGATCTCGCTGCGCTTGTCAGAGGCGAAGGCATGAGCAGTCCGCTCGTTACACCCGGGACTGCTTCAGCCTTTGGCGGAGTAACCGAGCAGCTGCTTCACTATGGACTGCCCGTCGCCTGTACGGCAGACGGCCCATCCGGCATCCGAATGGATAGCGGACATCTGGCCACCCAGGTTCCGATCGGTACGCTGCTTGCTGCCAGCTGGAATACAGAGCTGGTGGAGGCGCTGTATGTATGGGAAGGACAGGAGCTGCTGGATTACCAGATTGACGCTCTGCTCGGACCGGGGATGAACATCCGCCGGCATCCGCTGAATGGACGTAACTTTGAATACTTCTCGGAGGACCCACTTCTAACTGGTGTTATGGCCAGTGCATCAGTGCGGGGAATTCGAAAGGGCGGCGCTCATGCGACGCTGAAGCATTTTGCTTGTAACAACCAGGAGCATCAGCGTCATTTCGTCAATGCCGTAGTGTCTGAGCGCGCAATCCGGGAAATTTACCTGAAAGGCTTCGAAATCGCCGTGAAGGATGGCGGCGCGACCTGCATCATGACTGCTTATAATCCGGTGAACGGATATTGGTCTGCATCCAGCTATGATCTGAACACCACCATCCTGCGGGGCGAGTGGGGCTTTACCGGGATTGTGATGACGGACTGGTGGGCCAAGATGAATGACCCCGTCCTGGGCGGAGCGTATGATGAGAAGAACACGGCCGCCATGGTCCGGGCACAGAACGATCTGTACATGGTTGTACAGAACTACGGAGCTCAATTCAACGTCATGAACGACAACACGATACAAGGCCTAGCAGATGGGCTCGTTACACGGGCTGAGCTGCAGCGGGCGGCCAGCAACATCTGCCGTTTCCTGATGAATGCTCCGGTATTTGCACGTGAACCTCAAGCGGAGCCGCCTGTCGCAAGAATGGCTGCGGCAGAAGCTTCTGCTTCAGCAGTACAGGTGCTAGAAGGCGAAGGGCAGATCATTCCTAACGAAACCGAGTCCATCACATTCCGCGTAGAAGAGGCCGGAATCTACCGACTTGTCGTTAAGCTGAAATCGGATGCTGTACGCTGGGCACAGTGTGCCTGTAACGTGTACTTGAATGAGGAGCTGTTAACGACCGTGCAAACCAGCGGTACAGAGGGAAGCTGGCTGCAGCAGCGTCTCGGCAAGGTGGAGCTGGAGCAGGGGTATTATGAGATGAGGCTGGACTTTGTGAAGCCAGGAATCGAGCTGGGCTGGATTGCATTCAAGAAAGAATAA
- a CDS encoding SRPBCC family protein, translating into MVIYNQGPVAKAEMLIRKSVELVFEAFINPEVTTKFWFTKSSGRLEVGKSVRWDWEMYGVWDEILVKQLDKHKRIIVESSDGTTIDWVFTSRADHETFVTIENYGFTGSDDEIIRQCMDSVGGFTMVLCGLKALLEHNVELNLISDKAPDARI; encoded by the coding sequence ATGGTAATTTATAATCAGGGGCCTGTTGCAAAAGCAGAAATGCTGATCAGAAAATCTGTAGAATTAGTATTTGAAGCCTTTATTAACCCGGAGGTAACTACCAAATTTTGGTTTACCAAAAGTAGCGGAAGATTAGAGGTGGGTAAAAGCGTTCGGTGGGATTGGGAAATGTATGGTGTGTGGGATGAAATACTCGTGAAACAGCTTGACAAGCATAAACGAATTATTGTCGAATCGTCCGATGGTACTACCATTGATTGGGTTTTTACATCAAGAGCAGATCACGAGACGTTCGTTACAATTGAAAACTATGGATTTACAGGCAGCGATGATGAAATTATTCGTCAGTGTATGGACTCTGTCGGTGGATTTACAATGGTGTTATGTGGGTTGAAAGCATTGTTGGAGCATAATGTTGAATTAAATTTGATTTCAGATAAAGCGCCAGATGCTCGAATATGA
- a CDS encoding carboxylate--amine ligase, whose translation MKTYDFLPIILGSDENAYGNARLIHEAYQIKPLLLCTRLLIPTMNSQLFHLVQIDRFDHDEVFPGALLSILEKHAADNQKIVVIPCSDYYASLLTRHYSKFKGLIANHFISEELLDTFDTKDKFYQLCERHGLDYPKTIVCQPHERETALDKMSFDFPIVVKPENSNAYDYLHSDFEGKKKVFFFHDKNEYLKMVTSLNRSDYQGKLIIQEFIPGGDDAMRVMNSYSDENGKVKLMSLGQPVLEEYAPKTLGNYAAIIARSDMKLYQQIKTFLEEIGYVGFSNIDMKYDSRTGKYMMFEINPRMGRSSLFVRAAGLNMIKVLIDNVVYGKEEECVYGNQTGMWTNVPKSVLNRYVSNSKLLQEIHELYKQKKVLKSLWYPPDLNLKRIIRIARYNNGHVKNFREHYFEKQ comes from the coding sequence ATGAAAACATACGATTTTCTACCCATCATCCTAGGAAGCGATGAAAACGCATATGGCAATGCCCGGCTGATTCATGAAGCCTATCAGATCAAGCCTTTACTGCTGTGCACCCGGCTGCTCATTCCAACGATGAACAGTCAGTTGTTTCACCTTGTGCAGATCGACAGATTTGACCATGACGAGGTCTTTCCCGGAGCGCTCTTATCCATTCTGGAGAAGCACGCTGCCGACAATCAAAAAATAGTGGTCATTCCATGCTCAGACTATTATGCCAGCCTGCTGACCCGTCATTATTCCAAATTCAAAGGGCTGATTGCAAATCACTTTATTTCTGAGGAGCTGCTGGATACCTTTGATACAAAGGATAAATTCTATCAGCTGTGTGAGCGCCATGGATTGGACTATCCCAAGACGATTGTATGTCAACCGCATGAACGCGAAACCGCTTTGGATAAGATGAGCTTTGACTTTCCGATCGTAGTAAAGCCGGAGAACAGCAATGCCTATGACTACCTGCATAGTGATTTTGAAGGCAAGAAGAAGGTGTTCTTTTTCCATGATAAGAATGAATATCTCAAGATGGTCACAAGCCTGAATCGTTCAGACTATCAAGGAAAATTAATTATTCAGGAGTTCATTCCCGGCGGGGATGACGCCATGCGAGTCATGAACAGCTATTCGGATGAGAACGGCAAGGTCAAGCTGATGAGTCTGGGACAGCCCGTCCTGGAGGAATACGCTCCCAAAACACTCGGTAATTATGCCGCCATTATTGCTCGCTCCGACATGAAGCTGTACCAGCAGATCAAGACCTTTCTGGAAGAGATCGGTTATGTGGGCTTCTCGAATATCGATATGAAATACGATAGCCGAACCGGAAAGTATATGATGTTTGAAATCAATCCGAGAATGGGAAGAAGCAGTCTTTTTGTCAGAGCGGCGGGCCTGAATATGATCAAGGTGCTGATCGACAATGTCGTCTATGGCAAGGAAGAGGAATGTGTCTACGGGAATCAGACAGGAATGTGGACCAATGTTCCTAAGAGCGTACTGAACAGATACGTATCGAACTCGAAGCTGCTTCAAGAAATCCATGAGCTGTATAAACAAAAAAAGGTTCTAAAATCGCTCTGGTATCCCCCGGATTTGAACCTCAAACGAATCATTCGAATTGCAAGATACAATAATGGACATGTGAAAAATTTCCGCGAGCATTATTTTGAGAAGCAATAG